A genomic region of Trichothermofontia sichuanensis B231 contains the following coding sequences:
- a CDS encoding retroviral-like aspartic protease family protein: MVPQYTATVNTATAANVQLPVGRVDAIAVGGRVLHQVPVAIAGPALAIGLLGQDFFEGYDLVIRESVVEFQSRSG, from the coding sequence GTGGTTCCCCAATACACTGCCACGGTCAATACCGCAACAGCAGCCAATGTACAACTCCCCGTGGGGAGGGTGGACGCGATCGCTGTGGGGGGACGGGTGCTCCATCAGGTGCCCGTCGCGATCGCCGGTCCCGCCCTCGCGATCGGCCTACTGGGGCAAGACTTCTTCGAGGGCTACGACCTCGTGATTCGGGAGTCCGTAGTCGAGTTCCAATCGCGCAGCGGTTAG
- a CDS encoding thiamine phosphate synthase produces the protein MNAGRSLSQLMQPATYRILDANLDRAREGLRIVEEWCRFGLNQSQLTEECKQLRQELGQWHSPEMRAARNTTDDPGTELTHPAERQRSDLTQVLSANLARVQEALRVLEEYGKLYDAKMSEACKQMRYRVYTLESRLLTYERRQKLESAYLYLITSASDNLFAVVEGALRGGLTLVQYRDKEADDLTRLERAERLRQLCHHYGALFIMNDRIDLALAINADGVHLGQRDVPIAFARQILGPNRLIGRSTTNPQEMERAVQEGADYIGVGPVFATPTKPDKAPAGLEYVRYAVENAPIPWFAIGGIDTETLGEVLMARAERVAVVRAIMEADQPTLITQYFLSQLTQARKLRSLEAAKEVSR, from the coding sequence ATGAACGCAGGACGTAGCCTGAGCCAGTTAATGCAACCTGCTACCTACCGTATCCTCGATGCCAACCTTGATCGGGCGCGGGAAGGTCTGCGCATTGTCGAAGAGTGGTGTCGCTTTGGCCTTAATCAGTCCCAACTGACGGAAGAGTGCAAGCAACTGCGACAGGAACTGGGCCAGTGGCATAGTCCCGAAATGCGGGCAGCTCGCAATACTACCGATGATCCCGGCACGGAACTCACCCATCCCGCAGAGCGACAACGATCGGATCTGACCCAGGTGCTATCCGCCAACTTGGCGCGGGTTCAGGAAGCCCTACGGGTTTTGGAGGAATATGGCAAACTCTACGATGCTAAGATGAGCGAAGCCTGTAAGCAGATGCGTTATCGCGTCTATACTTTGGAAAGTCGTTTGCTGACCTACGAGCGTCGCCAAAAACTCGAAAGTGCCTACCTATACCTGATCACATCTGCCTCCGATAATCTATTCGCGGTGGTTGAGGGTGCTCTCCGGGGGGGGCTAACACTGGTTCAGTACCGAGATAAGGAAGCCGATGATCTGACCCGCTTGGAACGGGCGGAACGGTTACGCCAACTGTGCCATCACTACGGGGCGCTGTTTATCATGAACGATCGCATCGATCTCGCCCTAGCGATCAATGCTGATGGGGTGCATCTAGGCCAACGGGATGTTCCGATCGCCTTCGCTCGTCAAATTTTGGGTCCCAATCGGCTTATTGGGCGATCCACAACGAATCCCCAGGAAATGGAGCGGGCGGTGCAGGAAGGGGCTGACTATATCGGCGTCGGTCCCGTCTTTGCCACCCCCACCAAACCAGATAAGGCCCCTGCTGGCTTAGAATATGTGCGCTATGCTGTCGAAAATGCCCCGATCCCCTGGTTTGCGATCGGGGGTATTGATACCGAAACCCTGGGTGAGGTTCTGATGGCGCGTGCCGAGCGGGTAGCGGTGGTGCGGGCCATTATGGAAGCGGATCAGCCAACGTTGATTACCCAGTATTTCCTGTCTCAGCTAACCCAAGCCCGCAAGCTACGATCTCTGGAAGCGGCTAAGGAGGTGAGTCGTTAA
- the thiS gene encoding sulfur carrier protein ThiS — protein MASVEAMIAIQVNGEPKTCPSQTTLPDLLTQLGLNPRLIAVEYNGEILHRQFWPTTVMQAGDRLEIVTIVGGG, from the coding sequence ATGGCTAGTGTGGAAGCCATGATCGCCATCCAGGTCAATGGGGAACCCAAGACCTGCCCATCCCAAACAACGCTACCCGACTTGCTCACACAGTTGGGTCTGAATCCGCGTCTGATTGCCGTCGAATACAATGGCGAAATCCTCCACCGCCAGTTTTGGCCCACAACGGTGATGCAGGCGGGCGATCGGTTGGAAATTGTCACGATCGTGGGCGGGGGATAA
- a CDS encoding exopolysaccharide biosynthesis polyprenyl glycosylphosphotransferase, with protein MTPSSSDSPFAVTVVDGVYLIQMPPRLTAQVSLPIKHYWEKLCHQDPPPQRIIVDMGRTVFMDSSGVGLLMRMISLSQIENNIETVLWSLNDQPKMVLQVSGLSQFFKIDERTDAVVTADLLNAEESLPVTHPSVRSRWKRLMDIVGAIVGLLITALLFPFIALAIYWESPGPIFFGQIRLGLMGHPFRMWKFRSMVVNAEALKATIPNQASGAIFKNDNDPRITRVGRFLRRTSLDELPQFWNVLRGEMSLVGTRPPTPQEVGIYEIPQWQRLDVKPGMTGEWQVNGRSKVRNFEDIIAFDLRYQENWSLWYDCQLILKTLWIIFQKEAGAV; from the coding sequence ATGACACCTTCTAGTTCGGACTCCCCGTTTGCGGTAACGGTTGTGGATGGGGTGTACCTGATCCAAATGCCTCCCCGCCTCACGGCCCAGGTCAGTCTACCCATCAAGCATTATTGGGAAAAGCTGTGTCATCAGGACCCTCCACCGCAACGGATCATTGTGGATATGGGGCGCACCGTTTTTATGGATAGCAGCGGTGTGGGCCTATTAATGCGCATGATTAGCCTATCCCAAATTGAGAACAATATTGAAACGGTCCTATGGAGCTTGAACGATCAGCCCAAAATGGTCTTGCAGGTTAGTGGGTTATCTCAGTTTTTCAAAATCGACGAACGGACAGATGCGGTCGTGACGGCAGATTTACTCAACGCTGAAGAGTCATTGCCCGTGACTCACCCCTCCGTGCGATCGCGCTGGAAACGACTGATGGACATTGTGGGGGCGATCGTGGGGTTGCTGATCACAGCCTTGTTATTCCCCTTTATTGCGCTGGCCATCTATTGGGAAAGTCCAGGGCCGATCTTTTTTGGTCAAATTCGCCTAGGGTTAATGGGACATCCGTTTCGGATGTGGAAATTTCGCTCAATGGTGGTCAATGCCGAGGCCCTGAAGGCAACGATCCCGAACCAGGCCTCTGGGGCAATTTTCAAAAATGACAATGATCCCCGTATAACCCGTGTTGGTCGTTTTCTGCGACGTACCAGTTTAGATGAACTGCCCCAGTTCTGGAACGTGCTGCGGGGAGAAATGAGTCTGGTAGGTACCCGCCCACCCACCCCCCAGGAAGTCGGTATTTACGAAATTCCGCAGTGGCAGCGCCTGGATGTCAAACCCGGTATGACGGGGGAATGGCAAGTAAATGGTCGTTCCAAAGTACGTAATTTTGAAGACATTATCGCTTTCGATCTTCGCTATCAAGAAAATTGGAGCCTCTGGTACGACTGCCAACTCATCCTGAAAACCCTCTGGATTATCTTCCAAAAAGAAGCCGGTGCTGTCTAA
- a CDS encoding glycosyltransferase: MILVTVGTEQYPFNRLMNWLTVLLEANLIPNSLLIQSGTCSQLPPNVSNVPFLEPAELQQRAAEAQLIISHCGEGSASLLRSARRPYILVPRCQRLGERADNQQIMLAAALYQRGVPIAWSPGDLVRYLQTPYYVNLPLLTGIAAALLCDHLEAHFGDGQPRVKSSSPSTAK, from the coding sequence ATGATTTTGGTTACCGTTGGCACAGAGCAGTATCCCTTCAACCGCTTAATGAATTGGCTAACCGTCTTACTGGAAGCCAACCTGATCCCCAATTCCCTCTTGATTCAATCTGGCACCTGCTCCCAACTTCCCCCCAATGTCTCTAATGTGCCTTTTCTAGAACCAGCCGAACTCCAACAACGGGCGGCTGAAGCCCAACTAATTATTAGCCACTGTGGCGAAGGGAGTGCCAGCTTACTGCGATCGGCTCGGCGGCCCTATATCTTGGTGCCTCGCTGTCAGCGCTTGGGGGAGCGTGCCGATAACCAGCAAATCATGTTAGCCGCTGCCCTTTATCAACGGGGTGTTCCCATTGCCTGGTCCCCTGGTGATCTTGTCCGTTACCTACAAACCCCTTACTATGTGAATTTACCTCTATTGACCGGGATTGCCGCAGCGTTGCTATGCGACCATCTGGAAGCACACTTTGGTGATGGGCAGCCACGGGTTAAGTCGAGTTCGCCATCGACTGCTAAGTAG
- a CDS encoding glycosyltransferase family protein yields MKILLVCSEGEPFEALGELKAFWGKYDRTWITIATDVSEAQLATETVYWVNHLPVISQMYRYSQQSLYWRSRFWLWALQVLLQERPYLILSTGSHIAVPFLILGKLLGSHTAFVESITQVTYLSPAARLAVPFLDMLYVHWAQLKQRYPQAVLISGHTLL; encoded by the coding sequence ATGAAAATTCTTCTCGTTTGCTCAGAAGGTGAACCCTTCGAGGCTTTGGGTGAACTTAAGGCGTTTTGGGGTAAGTACGATCGCACCTGGATTACGATCGCGACTGACGTCAGTGAAGCGCAGCTTGCCACCGAGACTGTGTACTGGGTCAACCATCTGCCGGTTATCTCACAGATGTACCGTTATTCTCAGCAGAGTCTGTACTGGCGCAGCCGCTTTTGGCTATGGGCGCTGCAAGTTTTGCTCCAGGAGCGTCCTTACCTGATTTTATCCACCGGGTCCCATATTGCCGTCCCCTTCCTGATCCTGGGGAAGCTACTGGGAAGCCACACCGCCTTTGTCGAATCCATTACCCAGGTAACCTATCTCAGCCCAGCGGCTCGGCTAGCCGTCCCATTTCTCGATATGCTGTATGTTCACTGGGCACAGCTTAAGCAACGCTATCCCCAAGCTGTGCTGATTAGCGGGCATACCTTATTATGA
- a CDS encoding cation:proton antiporter: protein MNSIITPLGNFPLLPFSLPELGLPLLATEVPADSGPIVLAGVLLSLVVIYLASKVGGEITKSLDLPPVLGELIGGVVIGVSALRLVVFPETGATAADSQIMTVLQWVGGLSPADIPAIFATQSEVLSVLAELGVIILLFEIGLESDLRELQKVGYQATLVAVVGVAVPFGVGTAGAMLLFHVPAIPAIFAGAALTATSIGITSKVLSELGQLKSREGQIIVGAAVIDDVLGIIVLAVVASLAKTGEIDVLNVIYLIVSATAFLLGAIFLGKFFNKSFVAVASSLQTRGNLVIPALIFAFVMAFLGNVIHLEAILGAFAAGLVLDETDTRKELDEQIKSIADILVPIFFVTVGAKADLSVLNPAIPTNREGLVIASFLILIAILGKMVTGWVVWGDWAVNRLAIGIGMIPRGEVGLVFAGIGTASGVLSKPLEAAIIVMVILTTFLAPPGLRFAFKGQAQAEAVAEAVPQGSDPS, encoded by the coding sequence ATGAACTCAATCATCACTCCCTTGGGAAACTTCCCACTCTTGCCATTTTCTCTGCCTGAGCTAGGCTTACCGTTATTAGCAACCGAAGTCCCGGCAGATAGTGGTCCGATCGTGCTGGCCGGCGTCCTGCTGAGCTTGGTAGTGATTTACCTCGCCAGCAAAGTGGGGGGGGAAATCACCAAATCCCTGGACCTGCCCCCCGTCTTGGGTGAACTGATTGGTGGTGTGGTCATTGGGGTATCCGCCCTACGCTTAGTTGTCTTCCCTGAAACCGGGGCAACCGCCGCCGACTCCCAGATCATGACGGTTTTGCAATGGGTGGGCGGCCTCTCTCCTGCGGACATCCCAGCCATCTTCGCCACCCAGAGCGAGGTGCTATCGGTATTGGCCGAACTGGGGGTGATTATTCTTCTGTTTGAAATTGGCCTAGAGTCGGATCTGCGGGAATTGCAAAAAGTTGGGTACCAGGCCACCCTCGTCGCTGTGGTGGGGGTTGCCGTTCCCTTTGGCGTTGGGACAGCCGGGGCCATGCTCCTGTTCCACGTCCCCGCCATTCCGGCCATCTTTGCCGGGGCCGCCCTCACCGCCACCAGTATTGGGATTACTTCCAAGGTGCTTTCGGAACTGGGCCAGTTGAAATCCCGCGAAGGCCAGATTATCGTTGGCGCCGCCGTGATTGATGATGTCTTGGGGATTATCGTGCTGGCAGTAGTGGCCAGTCTGGCCAAAACCGGTGAAATTGATGTCCTCAACGTCATCTACCTAATTGTCAGCGCTACCGCATTCCTCTTAGGGGCCATTTTCCTGGGCAAATTCTTCAACAAGAGCTTCGTTGCCGTTGCCAGTAGCTTGCAAACCCGTGGGAATCTCGTCATCCCAGCCCTGATCTTCGCTTTTGTGATGGCCTTCCTGGGTAACGTAATTCACCTGGAAGCGATTCTGGGAGCTTTTGCGGCTGGGTTAGTGCTCGACGAAACCGATACGCGCAAGGAATTGGACGAGCAAATCAAGTCGATCGCTGACATTCTCGTCCCCATTTTCTTTGTCACAGTCGGGGCCAAAGCCGATTTAAGTGTTCTCAATCCTGCCATTCCCACCAATCGAGAAGGATTGGTCATCGCCAGCTTTTTGATCCTAATCGCTATCTTGGGCAAAATGGTCACCGGCTGGGTCGTCTGGGGTGATTGGGCCGTCAATCGATTAGCGATCGGCATTGGCATGATCCCACGAGGTGAAGTGGGGCTAGTCTTTGCCGGCATTGGGACTGCCAGTGGCGTTCTGAGCAAACCCCTAGAAGCTGCCATTATTGTGATGGTGATTTTGACCACCTTCCTGGCACCGCCTGGCCTCCGGTTTGCTTTTAAGGGACAGGCACAGGCTGAGGCAGTGGCGGAAGCGGTTCCCCAGGGTAGCGACCCCAGTTAG